The Streptomyces sp. NBC_00459 DNA segment GGCCCGCCCCCGGTATCCAGAGACGCTCGTGGACGACCTGGTCCGCGCGGCCGGCCTCGGCCCGGGCAGCCGAGTCCTGGAGATCGCCCCGGGTACGGGTCAGCTCACCGTCCCGCTGGCCACTACGGGATGCCGGCTCACGGCCGTCGAGCTGGGCCCGTCCCTGGCGGCCGTGGCCCGGCACAACCTGCGGGCGTTTCCGCTGGCGGAGGTGACGGTCGCCGACTTCGAGCACTGGCCGCTGCCGCCCGAACCGTTCGACCTGGTCGTCTGCGCGACCGCGTTCCACTGGCTCGACCCGGCGGTACGGCTGCCCAGGATGGCTCGGGCGCTCCGGCCCGGCGGGCTTCTCGCGCTCGTCACCACGCACCATGTCAAGGGCGGCACCGTCGACTTCTTCCAGCGGGTGCAGCGCTGCTACGAGCAGTGGGACCCGGCCACGCCACCCGGCCTCCGGCAGGTCGACGAGGCCGACACCGCGACCGACACCGGCGAGCTGGACCGGTCCGAACACTTCGACGGTGTCGAAGTCCGGCGCCACGCACAGGACATCGCGTACTCCGTCGACGAGTACATCGACGTCCTGCTCACCTATTCGAACCACCGCGCGCTGGACGCGCCCTCACGCGACGGCCTGCTCGCCGGTATCCGGGACCTGATCGACACGCGGTACGGCGGCCGGGTCGACAAGCGTTACCTCCATGAGCTGATCATGGCGAGACGAGTCTCCTGAGCGCACCACGAAGCCCTTCACAGCGAGTACATCGGGTGGGGTGCACCAGGACCGGGTGCTCTACGCCGATCCTCCGGGTGGCGTGGACCGCAATCGCTCCACGACGTCTACGCAGGCGCCACGATCAGCCCCGCAGTCCTTACTGCCAGGTCAACACCCATGGTTCTGCGGGCTTTTCGCACCGTGTGTCCACCGGTTTTTTTGCAGGGAGCAATATTTGTGGCATGCCCTGCGCCCGACCGGGTACGCGCAGTCCGGTAACCGTTCCATCGTCCGCAGCTCGATGTTTTCGTGGGAGAGGTACAGGTAATGGACACCGCCATGATCCGGTCGAAGGCAGAGGTCGCCATGGACACCGCCGGAGCCAGGACGGGTGACGCCCCACTGCCCGGGATCCCGGAACCGCGAAAGGTGGCCCCGCGTGACGCGCGGGAGCTGTCCCGCCAGTTCTTCAGGCGCATGAACGAACTCGAAGAGGGCACGCACGAGCACCAGTACGCGCGCAACACCCTGATCGAGATGAACATGTCGCTCGTGCGGTTCGCCGCCGGACGTTTCCGGGGCCGCGGCGACGACATGGAGGACATCGTCCAGGTCGGGATGATCGGCCTGATCAAGGCCATCGACCGGTTCGAGCTGTCCCGCGAGGTGGAGTTCACCTCGTTCGCGGTGCCGTACATCGTCGGTGAGATCAAGCGGTTCTTCCGTGACACGACCTGGGCGGTGCACGTACCGCGGCGCCTCCAGGAGCTGCGTGTCGAGCTGGCCAAGGCTCGCGAGGAACTGTCGAGCAGGCTGGACCGTGATCCGACGGTCGCCGAACTCGCCACACTGATGAACCTGTCGGAGGAGGAGGTCGTCGAAGGCCAGATCGCCTCCAACGGCTACAACTCCGCCTCCCTCGACGCCGCGTTGACCGGCGACGGGCCCGACGACGGTGAAGCGGTACTGGCCGACTTCATCGGGGTCGAGGAACACGGCATGCGGCTGGTCGAGGACTTCCAGTCGCTCGCCCCGCTGCTCGCCGAACTCAGCGACCGGGACCATCGGATCATCCATCTGCGGTTCGTCGAGGAGGCCACCCAGGCGGAGATCGGTGAGCTGCTCGGCTGCTCGCAGATGCATGTCTCCCGCCTGATCAAGCGCATCATCACGCAGCTGCGCGAGGGCATGCTCGGCGAGCTGGACTACGCCTGACCTGCCTGTCGACCCTGTCGACCTGCCCGTCCCCATCAACCGGTGAGTCGAGACCAGTGAGTCCGGTCTCGACTCACCGATCGGGGTTGAGGGGATTGAGCGGCAGCACGGCCCTGACGTAC contains these protein-coding regions:
- a CDS encoding class I SAM-dependent methyltransferase, translated to MLRDTFDEAAELYDRARPRYPETLVDDLVRAAGLGPGSRVLEIAPGTGQLTVPLATTGCRLTAVELGPSLAAVARHNLRAFPLAEVTVADFEHWPLPPEPFDLVVCATAFHWLDPAVRLPRMARALRPGGLLALVTTHHVKGGTVDFFQRVQRCYEQWDPATPPGLRQVDEADTATDTGELDRSEHFDGVEVRRHAQDIAYSVDEYIDVLLTYSNHRALDAPSRDGLLAGIRDLIDTRYGGRVDKRYLHELIMARRVS
- a CDS encoding RNA polymerase sigma factor SigF, encoding MDTAMIRSKAEVAMDTAGARTGDAPLPGIPEPRKVAPRDARELSRQFFRRMNELEEGTHEHQYARNTLIEMNMSLVRFAAGRFRGRGDDMEDIVQVGMIGLIKAIDRFELSREVEFTSFAVPYIVGEIKRFFRDTTWAVHVPRRLQELRVELAKAREELSSRLDRDPTVAELATLMNLSEEEVVEGQIASNGYNSASLDAALTGDGPDDGEAVLADFIGVEEHGMRLVEDFQSLAPLLAELSDRDHRIIHLRFVEEATQAEIGELLGCSQMHVSRLIKRIITQLREGMLGELDYA